A single region of the candidate division TA06 bacterium B3_TA06 genome encodes:
- a CDS encoding hydrogenase 3 maturation endopeptidase HyCI, whose protein sequence is MAKVLIVGVGNRMRADDAFGPLAIDKLKESMDLPQDWLLLDAGEVPENALGLVDKEKPDRVLLIDACDWGGQPGEVRFFSADELLKLPIRILSTHGVPLSFWVKMAFIDHPDLKIEMLGIQAGDLTLNQPLSPEVSAALERIEELVRQHLI, encoded by the coding sequence ATGGCTAAGGTGCTGATAGTTGGTGTAGGTAACCGGATGCGTGCCGATGACGCCTTCGGGCCGCTGGCCATTGATAAGTTAAAAGAATCCATGGACTTACCCCAAGACTGGCTGCTTTTGGATGCGGGCGAGGTTCCTGAGAACGCGCTGGGTCTGGTGGATAAAGAGAAACCCGATAGGGTCTTACTCATAGACGCGTGTGACTGGGGCGGCCAGCCGGGCGAGGTCCGATTCTTTTCTGCAGACGAACTCCTCAAACTTCCTATTCGGATACTTTCCACACACGGGGTGCCGCTTTCCTTCTGGGTGAAGATGGCGTTTATTGATCACCCTGACCTCAAGATTGAGATGTTAGGTATCCAGGCGGGTGATTTAACCCTCAATCAGCCGCTTAGCCCTGAGGTTTCCGCCGCGCTGGAAAGAATAGAAGAATTAGTAAGGCAACATCTGATCTGA